DNA from Sphingomonas sp. SUN039:
CAGCACCACATCGGGAGATCCGCTAAGCCCCTCGGCAACCAGCGTATCGAGCTGCGCGTCGCCGAAGCCCGTCCACCAGCGATCCACTGGCCAGTCGACGGCGCTCGCAGGCAGCGACTGCGCCGACGCGAACGACCCCGCGCTGCGCGGCACCGGCGCTGAGCCGAGCTGCGGCACCGGCGCGCACGCCGCCAGCAGCACGGGGACAATCAGGGCAAAACGAGCATTCATGCAAGCGACTCGAAAAGGGGCGTACCGCGCGGTATCGTCGCTGCGATGCCCCAGCCGAAACCAGTTGTCAATTGCAATGATACCATCTAGTATCACAAATATGTCATCCGAAGCTGCCCTCGCCGAAGCACCGCCGTCCGCGCACGACGAATTGCGCGACGCCAAGCGTGCCGCCATCGTCGCCACCGCGCGCGCGGCGTTTTTCGCGCAGGGCTATGGCGCGACCTCGATGTCGTCGATCGCGGCGACCGTCGGCGGGTCGAAAACCACGCTCTGGTCGCATTTCCGCAGCAAGGAAGAGCTGTTCGCCGCCGTCGTCGACGACATCGTCGAGCGTTATGGCACCGCGCTGTCGATCGAACTCCCGCCCGGGGCACCGGTCGCGCCCACGCTCGAAATCTTTGCGTCGGCGCTGATGGCGACGATCTTGTCCGCGCCGATTATCGATCTCCACCGCGTCGTCACCGGCGAGGCGGGGCGCTTTCCCGAGCTGGCCGCCCTGTTCTGGGAGCGCGGCCCCAAACGCGGCAAGGCGCGGCTCGCCGCCTATTTCGCCGCCGCCATGGCCGACGGGCGGCTCCGCGCGGGCGACCCGATGCGCGCCGCGCTGCAATTCGTCGCGCTGTGCCAGGCCGAAAGCTTCCAGCCCGTCATCCTCGCCATGGGCCCCGCCCCCGACGCCGAAACCATCGCCCGCGAGGTCACGGTAGCGGTGGAATCGTTCCTGAAAATATGGGCTGAGCGCGCCGAGCACTAAAGCGGGGATTGCGTAGCAATCGTCGCTTTAGGCGAAGAGCCGCGCGAATGCCCGGCCAGCGCGCGGCAGCGCGACTGACGACGCGGGCTTTGCCCGCGGCCCGGCAAAATAGTGCTGTCCTACAGCAATCGTTTCTGGTTTGTTCCGGCATTTCCCGCCGGAGAGACCAGCGACCATGCAGGACCGCACCCCCAATGCCCCCAACCACGGCGAGCCGTTGCCCGACTTCGCCGCCGTTCCCCGCAAATACCGTCATGACGGCTGGACGCCCGAGCGCCAGCGCGCGTTCATCGCCGCGCTCGCCGACACCGGCAGCGTCAGCCGCGCCTGCCGCCAGGTCAACATGTCACCCGAGGGCGCCTATTACCTCCGCCGCCAGCCCGGTGCCGAGGGGTTCCGCCGCGCGTGGGAAGCCGCGCTCGACTTCGGCGTCCAGCGCCTGAAGGACATTGCCTTCGAACGCGCGATCGAGGGGCAGCTCGTCCCGGTCTTCGTCGCGGGCAAGCTGATGGGGTTCCGTCGCAAGAAGAACGACCGCCTGCTGATGTTCTGCCTGCGCATGAACGCGCGCAGCGAAGACGGCCGCCGCCTGTCCGCCAGCTATTTCGACCCCGCCGCTGACCGGCTGAGCGGGAACCCCGCGAGCTACACCGTCCCGCTCCCCACCCGCGCCGAAAAGGACGATGCCAACGCCGCCATCCTCCAGCATTTCGACCCCGTCCAGATGACCCTCCCCGAAATCGAGGCAATGCAGAAAATGCTGGCCGACGCCGCCGCCCAGCACCACGCGACGCTCCCCAAAGACGACCCCGGCCCCGCCTTCCTCAGCGTCGGCGCAAAGTCGGACCCCTATATCGGCGAACTCGAAAAGCTGATCCCCGACGACGAGGATTTCGTGGAGTACAACGAGGACGAGCCCGACTGGCGCGATGTGGGGGTGGGGGAGGATTAGCCTGCGGTGGCCTGACGTTCGGCGACCAATGCGATAAAATCGGCAATCTGCCACAACCATTGCCGCTGCTGCGGCTGGTAGCTGGAATGCAACGCTTGCGGGACGACGAGTTGCAGGTCGTGCGCGCGCATCTGGTCAGTCTGCGCGGGTGAAATGCCCGGTTCGATCGTGACAAGGTGCTTCGACGTGATCCGGTCTGCCTCTGGCAAGACCTGTCGCCAGCGCTCCTTGCACACCGATTTGGCCGCCAGCATCGTCAGGGCGTCGACCGGAAACGCCGGATCAGCATAGGCCGCTTGCCCGGGAAAGATGAAATCGGGCTTGTTGCCACGCTCTGTCCGCCCCGGATGAGCGCAGCTCAGGCCATGACAATCGAACAGGGCGGCAAGATGATGCTCAAAGGATAGCCCCATTCGCGATTTGCGGCGGTTTTGAACGGTCAGTGAGAAAGACAGAAATCCGTCAACATCGACTTCCGAGCCACTCATGAAGCCCTGTTCAATCCGTTCCCGGACAACATTCCTTTCGAGCCGTCGAAACATGGCCTCCTCATGATCGAGCCAAGCCATGAGCGCGAGGTCAGGGGACGCAAAGGCATCCACTTCCGGAAGCGTGTCGCGAGCGAGTTTTGAGAAAATTGCAGTTGTTGGAAGCGTGGTGCCAAACTGGGCAATGATTGAATCTAGAGAGTTGGCATTTGGATCTTCGTACTCGACCCCGATCTCATCCAAAATCAACCGCGCTGCAAAATCGAGACCTCCGCCCTCGCTACCTTCAAATTCAGCGGCAACAAAGCGCAAGCCGGGCTGGTGCTCGAAGCCAAATAGCCACAGAAGCTGGCTCAGGATTTCACTGCTTTGTGGCACGACGATAAAGATCAGATGGTTGTCTGATCGCTTGGCTACAAAGAGGGTATCACCCTCTCTCATAAGCGCGGTGACTGCGTTAGTGTCGTAGTAGATCCGCCATTCCGCCCCTCGATGAGGCTGATTCAGACGAGAATCATACATCGTCGCAGAACCGTACTCGGGCAGCGACTCCTGCTCACCCGACAGCCAAATGTACGAAGCTTCAAATTTGTGCTGCCTTGCGCCAAGGAAGCGTCGCATTTTTTCCGTCGTGCCGAACTCGTGTTGATGTGATCGGCTAGGATCAGTCTCTACGGCGCTCAACGTCTTGACAGCAACGCCCTCAAAGTAATCGGAGAGATGTCCTCGCTTCATTGCCCTGCAATTTCTAGTTCCGGTTCCGCACTTCGTAACCATACTGACGCGATGTCCAGCACCTTGTCGATTGGCAATTTGCCAGGCCCTTTCAACGCACACTCCCAAATCGTCCCGACACGCCAACCAGACGACCTCAACAGAGCACGGTTGGCTACGTCTCGCGCAACATTCGCGTGGATCTTGTCGGTCCAGAATTGTGTCCGAGATTTCGGCCATTTGAAGAGGCGGCACAGATGCCCATGCCAGAAACAGCCGTTCACAAACACAACCACTCGATAGCGCGGTAATACAAGATCAGGTCGCCCCGGAAGCGCCCCGACATGAAGTCGAAATCTGAACCCCCGCCGATGCAACCCTCGCCGAATGATGATTTCGGGCCGGGTATTCTTGCTTCGAATTCCCGCCATCATCCGGCTGCGCGTTGCAGAGGAAACGACGTCAGCCACCCCGAGCGGTCGCCGTCTTGCCTTCCTTGGCAGCCAGCGCACTGACGATATGCGGCGCCATGAGCAGGGCTACGGCTCTCACGACCGGCACGACGACAGCATTGCCAAACTGGCGATATGCCTGGGTATCAGAAACGGGAATACGGAAATCGCTCCCCGTCGAGGTGTCAAACCCCATCAGGCGCGCGCA
Protein-coding regions in this window:
- a CDS encoding TetR/AcrR family transcriptional regulator, producing MSSEAALAEAPPSAHDELRDAKRAAIVATARAAFFAQGYGATSMSSIAATVGGSKTTLWSHFRSKEELFAAVVDDIVERYGTALSIELPPGAPVAPTLEIFASALMATILSAPIIDLHRVVTGEAGRFPELAALFWERGPKRGKARLAAYFAAAMADGRLRAGDPMRAALQFVALCQAESFQPVILAMGPAPDAETIAREVTVAVESFLKIWAERAEH
- a CDS encoding type II restriction endonuclease; its protein translation is MKRGHLSDYFEGVAVKTLSAVETDPSRSHQHEFGTTEKMRRFLGARQHKFEASYIWLSGEQESLPEYGSATMYDSRLNQPHRGAEWRIYYDTNAVTALMREGDTLFVAKRSDNHLIFIVVPQSSEILSQLLWLFGFEHQPGLRFVAAEFEGSEGGGLDFAARLILDEIGVEYEDPNANSLDSIIAQFGTTLPTTAIFSKLARDTLPEVDAFASPDLALMAWLDHEEAMFRRLERNVVRERIEQGFMSGSEVDVDGFLSFSLTVQNRRKSRMGLSFEHHLAALFDCHGLSCAHPGRTERGNKPDFIFPGQAAYADPAFPVDALTMLAAKSVCKERWRQVLPEADRITSKHLVTIEPGISPAQTDQMRAHDLQLVVPQALHSSYQPQQRQWLWQIADFIALVAERQATAG
- a CDS encoding very short patch repair endonuclease, producing the protein MMAGIRSKNTRPEIIIRRGLHRRGFRFRLHVGALPGRPDLVLPRYRVVVFVNGCFWHGHLCRLFKWPKSRTQFWTDKIHANVARDVANRALLRSSGWRVGTIWECALKGPGKLPIDKVLDIASVWLRSAEPELEIAGQ